The DNA region CCTGGAACAGGCTGCGGGGATGGATGAATCACTTGACCAGGTCGTGGAATCCGCGCGGCAGGCCGTTTATTTGCTGGAAGAAGCCGTTCGGGAAGTGGGGCGGTACCGGGACGGATTGGAGCATGAACCGGGGCGTCTGGAACAGGTGGAGGAACGGTTGCATCTGATCCGGCAGCTGAAACGGAAATACGGAAACACGATTGAAGAGATCCTGAGTCACCAGGAACGCGTGGAACGGGAACTTGCGGAGCTGGAACATCGCGAAGAGTCCCAGGAAGAGCTTCGCGCCGAAATCGAATCGCTGGAGGAGGAGCTGGGACGCTTGGCGGGAGAACTCACCACTCTGCGGAAAAAAGCGGCGATGGACCTGGAAAAAAGGGTGGAACGCGAACTGGCGGATCTTCATATGGGATCCACCGTGTTTCATGTTTCCTTTTTCCGGGACGCCTGGCGCAGCGGGGAACTGACTCCCGCCGGCCGGGACCGCATCGAGTTCATGCTTTCACCCAATCCCGGAGAACCGCTCAAGCCGCTTTCCCGGATCGCTTCCGGCGGTGAACTGTCACGGATTTTGCTGGCACTCAAGGTTATATTCACCGGAGTCCAGGAAGTCCATACCCTCATCTTTGACGAGATCGACACCGGCGTGAGCGGTCGGGCAGCCCAAGCCATTGCGGGCAAGATCGCGCAACTGGGACAGCGGTTTCAGGTTCTTTGCGTCACACACCTCCCGCAAGTGGCATGCATGGCGGATCACCACTTTCTCATCTCCAAGGAAACGGTCAATGATTCCACCACCACCCGGGTGAACCAACTGGATGAAAGCGGACGCACCCAGGAACTGGCCCGAATGCTCGGCGGTGTGGAAGTGACCCGAACCACCTTGGAACATGCGGAAGAAATGATTCGTCTCGCCGAAGAGGCGAAGGATGCCATTCGCTCAAACGGAAAATCCGGTTGACAAAATTTGCGTTTGCAATCCGTGTGATTGCCCATGACTGATGACTTGAGGCCATTGGCGCTGTCAAGTCATTTTTTTTGCCCGGAGGTTCCCGGCGGAACCGACGTGAGGATGATTTTTTATGGATGACAGGAAGGTTTTTCGCTTCATAAAAGCGGTGGGGCGTGGACACCTTACCAGTAGCGGAGGTCATCCTCCTGGCGAAAGGCAGGCGGGAAGCTCAGGAGAGTGGTGATGGTGAGAAACGCGAAGCTCAGAAAATGGTTTGGTTTTCTCCTGGTGCTTCTCCTGATGATGGGAAGTACATCGACGCTGTTTCGCCAGTTTGCCGGTTTTCCCAGGGAATTGCGCCTCGTTCAGGGCGAAGCGCGGGAACTCCGACTGAACATGCCGGTGCCGGCCACGGCCAGCGTTTCCGAGTCGGGGATTCTTCAGGTGAACGGATCTCCGGATACGCAGGTCCCGGTTGACTTGGAACGACCGGTGTCACTTCGGTCGGAAGCCATCGGGCAAACATCTCTCACGTTGAAGTTGTTCGGAAAGGTACCGATCAAACACGTGAATGTCCGGGTGGTTCCGAAGATTGAAGTGATTCCGGGAGGGCAGTCGATCGGCGTAAAACTCCGCTCCTCCGGGGTACTGGTGGTGGGGCACCATGCGGTGCAAGCGGACGGCAAGGAAGTCTGTCCCGCGGAGGAAGCCGATATCCGCGTGGGCGATTATTTGACCGCTCTTGATAACAGGCCGATCCGGAGCGTCCGTGATGTCGCCGAAGCGGTCAAGGAAGCGGGATCTTCGGGTCGTTCCCTTGAATTGACCCTGATGCGCGACGGCAAGCAGCGCAAAGTCAAGATTCGACCCGTCTATGACAAAAGCGAACAAATGTGGCGCATGGGCGTGTACATCCGGGATTCGGCGGCAGGTGTGGGAACCCTGACTTTTTATGATCCGAAGCATCGCTTTTACGGAGCTTTGGGCCACGTGATCGCCGACATGGATACCGGTCAGCCGATTCGCTTGGGAGAAGGGAAGATCGTCCATTCATCCGTGACCTCGATCGACAAGGGACAGTCGGGGGAACCGGGTGAGAAACGGGCGATTTTTTTCCAGGAAGATCGTGTGGTTGGCAACATCCTGAAAAACACCCCGTTCGGCATATTCGGACAACTTGCCCGGAAGCCCGAGGGAGGGCTTTACGACCGACCGGTGCCCGTCGCTTTGAGCGACCAGGTGAAAGAAGGGCCTGCCAAAATTCTGACCGTGGTGGAAGGACAGAAAGTGGAAGCATTCGACATTCGCATCGTTCATGTGCTCAAGCAAAAATATCCCGCCACGAAAGGACTGATCATCAAGGTGACCGACCGTCGTCTCCTGGCCAAAACGGGGGGGATTGTCCAGGGGATGAGCGGAAGTCCCATTCTCCAGGACGGCAAGCTGGTGGGAGCCGTCACACATGTGTTTGTCAATGACCCCACTTCCGGGTACGGCACTCATATCGAATGGATGCTTCGGGATGCAGGAGCATTTGAGAAACAGACAGCGGATTCTCCGGTCGGAGAGTCCGCTTGTTCATTTCCGGAATTTGTTATTTGAAAATTCGGATACTTGAAACGTGCAATTTGAGCGATCTTCTCCGGTTTTTGAACGGAGGGGCGAGGCGGACGGGCATGGAAGAACGGAGCCTCCTTTCGATGGAATGATTCGCGACTGCGAAACGGTATTCCTTCCCGACATACCGGTTAACCGAAAAGCCGGAATTCCGCCGGCCCGAACGGTGAATCGGTTTGACCGGCGGGAGGGTCAGGACAGGAATCGCCGGGACAGTTCCGAGTGGAAATGTCGGAGTGTTTCTTTGTTCAAAGAATAAAAATGCCATCTGCCCACCCGTGTTTCGGTCACCAGATCGGCGTTTTTGAGTTCTTTCAAGTGATACGACACTTTGGACTGGGCCATGCCGAGCGCGGTTTGAAGATCACAGACGCAGACACCTTCATTGCAACATTCCGGAGGGGGAGTCGGTTCCAGTTTTTCATATCCCACCATAAGAAGATCCAAAATGTTGAGCCGGATCGGATCTCCGAGCGCCCGGGCAACCCGGGCAAATTTTTCAGAAGCAGCCATGAACAGTCATTCCTTTCCTCACGTGAATGGGTATTCGCTAACGAAATTAATTGATTTGATGATTTCTGTCAATCTGTTCCTATTTTGCGCTGTTAAGGAAAATTTCAATCGTCGTCGCCGAATGTTTCGAGTGGTTTTTTTTGACACCCCTTTGAAATGGCAATTTTTTCAAGAGGGTCCGTATCTTCATGCAGGAAGATTCCCGGATATGTCGAAAACCTGAGATAATCGCTTTTCGGACTGAATTGGTTGGGAGGGTCTCTGTTGAGCAAGATCCAGGTGATTTTGGCAGACGACAACCGGGAATTTTCCGAACTCTTGAAAGAACATTTGACCCGGCAGGGAGACATAGAGGTGATCGGCGTCGCCAACCATGGCGGTGAAGTTCTTGAATTGCTGAAAAAGCGTGTTCCCGATGTATTGGTATTGGACATCATCATGCCGCATCTGGACGGATTGGGCGTGCTTGAAAGAATTCAGGAGATGGATCTGGATCCGAAACCCAAGGTGATCATGTTGACCGCCTTCGGTCAGGAAAGCATCACCCAACGGGCGGTGGAATTGGGGGCTTCTTACTACATACTGAAACCCTTTGACCTCGATGTTTTGACGGAGCGCATCCGTCAGATGAAGGGGATTCCCTCCAAACCCGTATTCGTCAAGACATCTCCGGCATCCGTCTCCCGTCCGGCAAACAATCTGGATGCTTCCATCACCAACGTGATTCATGAAATCGGGGTACCCGCCCATATCAAGGGATACCTGTATTTGCGTGAAGCCATCACCATGGTGTACAACGAGGTGGATTTGTTGGGGGCCATCACCAAAACGCTGTATCCCCGCATCGCCGAAAAATACGGCACCACACCCAGCCGTGTGGAACGGGCGATCCGACACGCGATTGAAGTTGCCTGGAGTCGCGGCAACATGGACTCGATTCGCAGCTTGTTCGGCTATACGATCAATGTGGCCAAAGCCAAACCCACGAACAGCGAGTTCATCGCCATGGTGGCGGACAAGCTCCGGATCGAGCACAAGGCAAGCTCTTGGTGATGCCGGATTGAAGATCGTTCCGACGGCCGCATGAGGCGGGCCGGCTTGAACGCGAAATGGCGTCTGAAAGGAAAAGGACCGGGCAAACTGATCCTTCACAATGATTCGTTTCCCGGTCCCTGCCTGACAGGCGTTTTTTGTTTTTTTCCCCGAAATGGGAGAAATCAATCATCCGGCCAGTTTTTCCCTTGATCCGGCGTCTTCGGTCGTGAACAACCACTTCAGAAGCGGCGGAGTGACCAGTGTCGTCAAAAGCACCACGATGACCATGGCGGTGAACAGCGCGGGTGACAGCAATCCGTTGTCGAGCCCGATGGCGGCGATGATCAAAGCCACTTCACCCCGTGAGACCATTCCCGCACCGATGGCCAGCGATGAGCGGATGGAAAATCCCGTCAGTTTGGCGCCGAGTCCGCTGCCGACCAGTTTGGTCAACACGGCAACCAGCGTCATGATTACGATCAGTCCCGTTTGCTCCGTCAATCCGTCCAGACTGACCCCGAGACCGATCTGAATGAAAAACGCGGGGACAAACACACTGTAGGCGACAGGTTCCGCTTTCTCTGCCACTTCCTTGGCAAATCGGGTGGGGGTCAGGGACAATCCGGCAGCATAGGCACCGATGATGGCCGCGACACCCAGGGATTCGGACAACCAGGCGAACGACAGACAGAGAATGATCGCCGCGCTGATGACCGGTTCAAACACCCGAAGCTTGGAGGCCCGATCCATGAAGGGCTTCACCAGTTTCAGGCCGATCACGGTGATCAGGAGAAAGAACAGGGCTTTTTTTCCGATGATCAGGGCGATGGATTCTTGGGCTCCGCCCGTGAGGCTCATCATGAATGCCAGCAGGATGACGACCAGAATGTCATCGGCAACGGCTGCTCCGAGGATGGCCGAGCTTTCTCGGGTTTTCAATTTGCCCATTTCCCGAAGGGACTGAACGGTGATGCTGACGGACGTGGCGGACAGCAACAACCCGAGGAAGACGGATTCAGTCAGGTCCAAGTCAAACGAAAGTCCGACCAGTGTTCCGAACAAAAGCGGAAACAGGATTCCTCCGATCCCCACGGCCAACGAGGGAACGGCATTTCTCCGCAAATCGGCGGGATCCGTTTCCAGTCCGGCGATGAACATCAAGAGCAGAACACCGATTTGACTCAATTCTCGGATGATGTCATTGGGTTGCACCCAGCCGAGAACGGCCGGCCCGATGAGAAGTCCCGCGATCAGTTTCCCCAACACCGCGGGCTGTTTGAGGCGGGTGCTCAGATGCCCGGCCAATTTGACGGCGACAATGATGATCAACAGTTGAGCGAAAAACGGCATGGTTTCCACACTCCCTCTCTCTGTCATTTTGTGTCATTCATGGACGAAAAAAAGCAAAAAGGAGCCTGTCGGTGACAGACTCCTCCTTGATCACGCACATATGAAATTCGAGTTCATTATAACAATTTCAGGGATTCAATGCAACAGCGATGAGTCAAGGGGGACTTTCTCTTTTCGGTGCAGCAGCAGGCGATGCTTTTTTCGGGCTTCCACGATTTTTTCGTACAGCCGGCCCGCTTCGGGATAGTTTTTGTTCTGAAGCGCCTGTCTCCATCGGCGTTCCAGCGGTGTGATCACATCCCGGTGAAACAGGTTGGCTTTCAGGGTGTACCTTGTGCGCTTTTTTCCGCCGGGCGCTTTTTCCCGGGTGCTTTTTTTTCTTTTTCCCATGTTCCGACACCTCCCCGGAACCATCGGCAGGGAACTACATTTAAACATAGAAACATTCCCTGACGACATGAATATGCGGGTCGGAACGAAAATACCACCCTTCTGTCAAGAAAGGTGGTTCAGTATCCGGGTTTTCGTTTCTTGTGGGGATTCACGTCTTTGCCCAGCCGTTTCAACAGCCGGGGTTGGATCTTGTCCCGCTTCAGATCGTGCCGGAACAGAAAACCGGCGAGAAAAAGCAATCCACCCAAAAACATTCCCAGACCGATCAGAAAGGCCGGCCAGTCGAAGGAATGCCCCGCGAAACGGTCGAACAGGACATCGCGCATCCATGTCCACCCGTATACGGCGACAAATCCCGGAATGCACATGATGATGATGGCGAGAACACGCTCGTAGATGACTCGCATGACAAGTACCGCCTTTCATGGGTTCCGCAATTATGGTACCTTAATCTGACGGAAATTGCCACCCCGAGCGTGTGATCACGTTGTGATAAGATCAGGGATGGATGGAAAGGAGGAGGGAATCCGGTGCAGTCGTTTCTGATCGTGGGCGGCGGAAAAGGTGGGAAAGCCATTCTGGAAACCGTGTCTTCCGTCGATTTTGTCAGGGTAGTCGGGGTCGTGGATCTGCTCCCGGATGCGCCGGCCATTCTGGTTGCCAGGCAACGGGGAATTCCCACGGGGCGTGATGTGCGGCCTTTTTTCGAGCCGCCCCCGGACGTGATCCTGGAAGTGACCGGTCGATCGGAAGTGTTTGAACACCTTTCCCGGATCAAACCGGAACAGTCGCTGCTCATTTCCGGATCAGTGGTCAATCTCATGGTTCGGCTGATCGAGGAAAAAGAGCGGTGGTACCAGGAATGGCAAAAACGCCAGCGGGAGCTGGAGGCCATCATCCACTCCACGCACGACGGCATGATCGCCGTCAACCGGCAAGGCCGGATCACCCTGTTCAACCGCGCCGCGGAACGGATGGTGGGGATCAAAGTCGCGGAAGCTTTGGGTCGGCCGGTGACGGAGGTGATTCCCAACTCCAGGCTGGAACACGTGCTTCGGAAAGGAACCTATGAGCTCAACAAAAAACAGACGCTGCATGAAGGCTTGGAAATCGTGACCAACCGCGTTCCCGTCAAAGACGAAGACGGAAAGGTGATCGGAGCGGTCGCGGTGTTCCGGGACGTCAGTGAGCTGAAACAGTTGAGCCGGCAAGTGATGGATCTGGAGAGCATGAAAAGTTTGCTTCAGGCCATCATCGATTCGTCCGATGACGCCATTTCCGTGGTGGATGCCAACGGTACGGGAATTCTGATCAACCCGGCGTATACCCGCCTGACCGGGCTCAAACCCGAAGAGGTGATCGGCAAACCGGCCGATACGGACATCGTCGAGGGGGAAAGCATGCATATGCGCGTGCTGAAAACCCGTCAACCGGTACGGGGGGTTCACCTGAAAGTGGGGCCGCACCGCCGGGAGGTGGTGGTGAATGTGGCGCCGATCATCGTCGACGAAGAGCTCAAGGGGAGCGTCGGCATCATTCACGATGTCTCCGAGCTGAAACAGTTGAGCCGTGATCTGGAGCGGGCCAGGCGAATCATCCGGACGCTTGAAGCCAAATACACCTTTGACGACATCATCGGAAACAGCGAGGCCATGCGCGCTTCGCTGGAGCAGGCCCGTCAGGCGGCCAAAACCCGGGCCACCGTCCTTTTGCGCGGAGAGTCCGGAACCGGAAAAGAATTGTTCGCCCATGCCATCCACAACGCCAGCGACCGGAAATACAACCAGTTTGTCAGGGTGAATTGTGCGGCGTTGTCGGAGACATTGTTGGAAAGCGAATTGTTCGGTTACGAGGAAGGCGCGTTCACCGGAGCCAGACGGGGAGGCAAAAAAGGGCTGTTTGAAGAAGCAAGCGGCGGGACCATTTTTCTGGATGAGATCGGGGAATTGTCGCCCGGCACCCAGGCCAAACTCCTTCGGGTGCTGCAGGAGAAAGAAGTGGTGAGGGTCGGCGGCACCAAGTCGATTCCGGTCGATGTGCGCGTGATTGCCGCCACCAACGTGCCGTTGGAAAAAGCGATCCAGGAGAAGCGCTTCAGGGAAGATCTCTATTACCGGCTGAACGTTTTGCCGATCCACATTGCCCCTCTTCGGATGCGCAAAGAAGATCTGCGTGATCTGTCGATGCATTTGATCAAGAAATTCAACCAGGAATACGGAAGAAACGTCGAAGACATTGATCCGGAAGCCGTGAGAGCCCTGCATGAACACGACTGGCCGGGAAATGTCCGGGAGCTGGAAAATGTGTTGGGGCGGGCGATGATCAACATGGGATACAGTGAAAAGGTGATGCATCTTCGCCATCTGCCTCCTTTGAATGCACGGCCGGCTCCGGCAACGACCGGAACGAAAGACGAAGCGGCGTGGACGGACCGTCCGCTGAAAGAGGTATTGGCGGAAGCGGAGCTCAGGCACATCGAGCAAACGTATCTCGCTTGCGGACGAAACAAAACGGAAGCCGCCAAACGGTTGGGCATTTCCATCCGCAGTCTTTATTACAAACTGGAGAAATACGGATTGCTCTGATTTGCAAAAAATTGCATGAAGTATGTTGCAGATTGCGTGCAGCAATTTGCAGATCTTCCGATACCTTTCGGGGACAAGTGGCCGAAAATCGGCTTGACCGACAGTTGGCATCCGATTTGCATGAAGGGTATCGTGCCCGGCCATTCCGCAAAAACTAGACGCAATCTGAATCAAGCAGGAGACTGCTGACGGTCGGAATAAAGAGGTGTACGAGACATGATCAAGACGTTTGAGGAAGTGGTGAAACGGGCGGAATCGCTTCCCCCGGTCACCGTGGCGGTGGCGGCGGCCGCCGACGACGATGTGCTGAAAGCGGTCAAGGATGCCAAACAGCACGGAATCGCCGATTTCTTGCTCTTCGGTGACAGAGAGAAAATCCTGGAGCTCGCCGGGAAAGTGGGACTGGATGTGAGTCCCTCCGCCATTGTGGATGCCCCCAATGAGGCGGAAGCCTCCCGTCTGGCGGTGGCCGCCGTGCGTGAAGGCAAAGCGGACGTGGTCATGAAAGGGATGGTGCAAACCGCCGATTTTTTGCGCGCCGTTCTGAACAAGGAGGCGGGTCTCCGGACGGGCAAAGTGCTCAGCCATGTGGCCACTTTCGAGATTCCCGGGTATGACCGCCTGATCCATGTGACGGACCCGGCGCTCAATGTTGCGCCCACTCTTCCGGAAAAGGCACAAATCATCGAAAACGTGCTGGGATACTGTCATTCGCTGGGGAACGACAATCCCAAAGTGGCGGTGCTTGGTGCGGTTGAAGTGGTGAATCCCAACATGCAACCCACGTTGGACGCCGCCGCGCTGGCCCAGATGAACCGGCGTGGTCAAATCAAGGGCGGAATCGTGGACGGACCGTTCGCTTTGGACAACGCCGTATCGGTGGAAGCCGCCGAACACAAGAAGATCAGCAGCCCGGTGGCGGGGGTGGCCGACGTATTGCTGGTTCCCGACATCGAGGCGGGCAACATTCTCTACAAATCCCTGGTTTATTTTGCCGGTGCGAAAATCGGCGCCCTGGTTCTCGGAGCATCCGCTCCCGTCGTTCTGACGTCGCGCGCCGATTCTCCGGAGGCGAAACTGTATTCCATCGCGCTGGCCGTCTTGCAGGCGGCAGCCAAAAAAGGTGCGTAAAGGGAGGAATCGGAAATGAAGATCTTTGAGTACATGGCAAAATATGATTATGAGCAACTCATCCTTTGCCAGGATCAGGCTTCCGGTCTCAAAGCCATCATCTGCATTCATGACACCACCCTCGGACCGGCTCTGGGCGGTACCCGCATGTGGACTTACAACTCCGAAGAGGAAGCGATCGAAGACGCTCTCCGCCTGGCCCGCGGAATGACCTACAAAAACGCGGCAGCCGGACTCAACCTGGGCGGCGGAAAAACGGTCATCATCGGCGATCCGCGCAAAGACAAGAACGAAGCCATGTTCCGTGCGTTCGGCCGGTTCATCCAAGGGTTGAACGGTCGCTACATTACCGCAGAAGACGTGGGCACCACCGTGGAAGACATGGACATCATCCACATGGAAACCAAATACGTGACCGGCATTTCCCCGGCATTCGGTTCCAGCGGAAACCCCTCTCCGGTCACCGCCTACGGCGTGTATCGCGGAATGAAAGCAGCCGCCAAAGTGGCTTGGGGCGAAGACTCCCTCAAAGACAAAACGATTGCGGTGCAAGGCGTGGGCAACGTCGCTTACAACCTGTGCCGTCACTTGCATGAAGAAGGCGCCCGCCTGATTGTCACCGACATCAATCAGGACAACGTACGCCGTGCCGTGGAGGAATTCGGTGCCGAAGCGGTGGAACCCGAAAAAATCTTCGATGTGGATTGCGACATCTTCGCTCCGTGTGCGCTGGGAGGCATCATCAACGATGAAACCATCGAGCGCCTGAAAGCGAAAGTGATTGCCGGCGCCGCCAACAACCAGCTTCGTGAAGAGCGTCACGGCGACATGCTGGAACAAAAAGGAATCATTTATGCTCCCGACTATGTCATCAACGCAGGCGGCGTGATCAACGTGGCTGACGAACTTCAAGGTTACAACCGCGAACGCGCCTTGAAAAAAGTGGAAGGCATCTACGACAACATCCTGAAAGTGTTCGAGATTGCCAAACGGGACGGCATCCCGAGCTACAAAGCGGCGGACCGGATGGCTGAAGAGCGGATCGAAGCCATGCGCAAATCCCGCAGCATGTTCCTGCAAAACGAACGCAGCCTGCTCAACTATCGTTGATGTTTGACCGTCAAGCGTGATGCAGAGGAAATGGAGTGTTGGCCGTGGAACCGATTCGGGTTCTCGCGATCAATCCGGGGTCCACGTCCACCAAAATCGGCGTGTTTGATGACGAAAAGCCGGTATTGGTGGAGACCCTCCGCCATGATCCCGCGGAGATCGCGAAGTACAAGGACTTGTATGACCAATATCCGTTCCGCAAACAGGTGATTCTGGATACGCTGGATCGCGAGGGCATCAACCTCACCCGGTTGAATGCCGTGGTCGGGCGGGGCGGACTGTTGAGACCCATCCCCGGGGGAACGTATACGGTGAACGATGCCATGATCGCCGATTTGCTCTCCGGGGAATACGGTGTGCACGCTTCCAATCTGGGGGCGATGATCGCACAGGAAATTTCCAGGCAACTGAACATCCCGGCCTTCATCGTCGACCCGGTCGTCGTTGACGAGTTGGAGCCGGTTGCCCGCATTTCCGGCATCCCGGAGATCGAACGACGCAGCATCTTCCACGCGCTCAACCAGAAAGCCGTGGCGCGCCGGGTGGCCAAGAAAAACGGGACGAGCTATGACAAGGTGAACTACATCGTCGCCCACATGGGTGGCGGCATCACCGTCGGTGCTCACAGACAAGGACGCGTCATTGACGTGAACAACGGGTTGCACGGGGAAGGACCCTTTTCGCCGGAGCGGGCGGGCACCATTCCGGTCGGGGATCTGGTGGCGCTCAGCTTCTCCGGCAAGTATTTCGCCAGTGAGATCATGAAAATGATCGTGGGGAAAGGCGGGCTGATGGGCTATCTGGGCACCACCGACGCCCGCGATGTGGAAGAGATGATCGAAAAAGGCGACGAACAGGCCAAATTGGTTTATGAAGCGATGGCCTATCAGGTGGCCAAGGAAATCGGGGCCTGCTCTTCCGTGTTGGAAGGCAAGGTGGACGGAATCATTCTCACCGGTGGACTGGCTTACGGCAAAATGTTCACCGACATGATCACCAAACGGGTAGCGTGGATCGCACCGGTGCATGTGGTGCCCGGTGAAAACGAGCTCCAGGCTCTGGTGGAAGGCGCTCTGCGCGTTCTTCGAGGGGAAGAGGAAGCAAAGACCTACCCGCCGGTCAAAGAAGGAGTGACAGTGACCCATGGCTGAAAACTACGATCTGGTCGTGCTGGGTGCGGGACCGGGCGGCTACGTGGCCGCCGTCCGCGCCGCCCAGTTGGGCATGAAAGTGGCCGTCGTCGAACGTGAACGGGTCGGCGGTGTCTGTCTCAACAAAGGATGCATTCCGAGCAAAACCTTGCTCCGGAGCGCCGAATTGTATCACAATATGAAGGAAAGTGCCGAATACGGCATTCAAGTCGCAGGAGTGGAGCTGGACTTTGCGGGCGTGATGAAGCGCAAGCAAAAAGTGGTCGACACCCTGCACGGCATGGTGGAAGGTCTGCTCAAACGAAACAAGATTGACGTGTACCGCGGAACCGGGCGGATTCTCGGACCGTCCATCTTCTCTCCGATGCCGGGAACCATTTCGGTGGAAAAAGAGGACGGCAGTGAACCGGACATGCTGGTTCCCCAATACGTCATCATCGCCACCGGCTCCCGTCCGCGCTCGCTTCCGGGGCTCGAAATCGACGGAACGTACGTGATGAACAGCGACCACGCGCTTCAAATGGAAACGCTTCCGAAGTCGATGGTGATCATCGGAGGCGGCGTGATCGGCATCGAGTGGGCTTCCATGCTGAACGATTTCGGCGTGGAAGTGACGGTTGTCGAATTTGCCGACCGGATTCTCCCGTTCGAAGATCCGGACGTCAGCCGGGAAATGACCCGGATCCTGAAAAAACGCGGTGTCACCGTTCACACCGGTGCCAAGGTGCTTCCGGAGACGGTCAAGCGGGAAGGCGACATGGTCGTGCTGTCGGCGGAAAAAGGCGGAAACACCATCAATCTCAGCGCCGAACGGGTCCTCGTTTCCGTCGGTCGCCAACCCAACATCGACGACATCGGACTGCACAACACGTCGATCGAGACGGAAAAAGGCTTCATCAAAGTCAACGAATACATGCAGACCAAAGAGAAGCACATTTTCGCCATCGGTGACGTGGTCGGCGGCTATCAGTTGGCACACGTGGCATCCGCGGAAGGAATCATCGCCGTTGAGTACATCGCCGGCAAAAATCCCGAACCGCTCAATCCGTTGCATGTGCCGCGTTGCACGTACAGCCGTCCCGAAGTGGGCAGCATCGGTCTGACCGAAGCCGAGGCCAAGGAACAAGGGTACGAAGTGAAAGTCGGCAAATTCCCGTTCCGGGGAGTCGGAAAGGCTTTGGTCTTCGGAGAAGTGGACGGATTCATCAAAATCATCTCCGACAAGAAAACGGATGATTTGCTGGGCGTTCACATCATCGGTCCCCATGCCACCGACATGATCTCCGAAGCCGGTCTGGCCAAAGTGCTCGATGCCACCGCCTGGGAGATCGCCCACACCATCCACCCGCATCCCACGCTGTCCGAAGCGTTCATGGAAGCGGCTCATGCCGTTGACGGCAAACCGATCCACAGCTGATTGACTGAAACGAGGGAGGAACACCCATGAGCGAACTGAACCACAGAGAACTGGGCCTCACCGATGAACAGGCATATGAGATGTACCGGTACATGCTGCTGGCGCGCAAATTGGATGAGCGTCAATGGTTGTTGAACCGCGCGGGCAAAATTCCCTTCGTGATTTCCTGCCAGGGCCAGGAAGCCATCCAGGTGGGCACCGCTTTCGCGCTCGACCGGGAGAAAGACTGGCTCTGCCCGTACTACCGTGACCTCGGCATGGTTCTGGTCTTCGGCCAATCTCCCCGCGATCAAATGCTGTCCGCCTTTGCGAAAGCGGAAGACCCGAACTCCGGCGGCCGTCAGATGCCGGGGCATTTCGGTGACCACCGCTTCCGCATCGTGACCGGCTCCAGCCCGGTGACCACCCAGGTTCTGCACGCCGTCGGTGTGGCCTACGCCGGTCGGAAGCTGGAAAACCGCGATGACTTCGTCGTGCTGACCACCTGCGGCGAAGGATCCAGCAACCAGGGCGACTGGCATGAAGCGATGAACTTTGCCGGCGTACATAAGTTGCCGGTGATCTTCATGGTGGAAAACAACCAGTATGCCATCTCCGTACCGCTTGAG from Staphylospora marina includes:
- the lpdA gene encoding dihydrolipoyl dehydrogenase, producing the protein MAENYDLVVLGAGPGGYVAAVRAAQLGMKVAVVERERVGGVCLNKGCIPSKTLLRSAELYHNMKESAEYGIQVAGVELDFAGVMKRKQKVVDTLHGMVEGLLKRNKIDVYRGTGRILGPSIFSPMPGTISVEKEDGSEPDMLVPQYVIIATGSRPRSLPGLEIDGTYVMNSDHALQMETLPKSMVIIGGGVIGIEWASMLNDFGVEVTVVEFADRILPFEDPDVSREMTRILKKRGVTVHTGAKVLPETVKREGDMVVLSAEKGGNTINLSAERVLVSVGRQPNIDDIGLHNTSIETEKGFIKVNEYMQTKEKHIFAIGDVVGGYQLAHVASAEGIIAVEYIAGKNPEPLNPLHVPRCTYSRPEVGSIGLTEAEAKEQGYEVKVGKFPFRGVGKALVFGEVDGFIKIISDKKTDDLLGVHIIGPHATDMISEAGLAKVLDATAWEIAHTIHPHPTLSEAFMEAAHAVDGKPIHS
- a CDS encoding thiamine pyrophosphate-dependent dehydrogenase E1 component subunit alpha, which produces MSELNHRELGLTDEQAYEMYRYMLLARKLDERQWLLNRAGKIPFVISCQGQEAIQVGTAFALDREKDWLCPYYRDLGMVLVFGQSPRDQMLSAFAKAEDPNSGGRQMPGHFGDHRFRIVTGSSPVTTQVLHAVGVAYAGRKLENRDDFVVLTTCGEGSSNQGDWHEAMNFAGVHKLPVIFMVENNQYAISVPLEKQVAGGEVWKRAAGYGMPGVRVDGNNPLEVYKAIKEARERAIRGEGPTLIEAVSYRLVPHSSDDDDRTYRSREEVEEAKKKDSLLQYKDYLYQEGILNEEKEAALNDEIAKLVNDATEYAENAPYPAPEELYKHVYAE